The nucleotide sequence CGCACGGCTCACCGACGCGAGCGCGCGAGTCACGGATATCGCGGCCGACTTCCCCATCTCGCTGAACTCGATTTCCAAGCACATCCGGATGCTGGAACGCGCCGGGCTGCTGCGCCGCTCCGTCAACGGCCGAGACCATGTGCTCTCGCTCGACGCGGAGCCCCTGGCCGAAGCCTCCGCCTGGATTGAGCGCTACCGGCGCTTCTGGGAAGGACGCCTCGCCGCCCTCGACACCTACGTGACCTCAAAGAAAAGGAAACGCAAATGAACGCCGCCATTGCTCCCGCGACCGTCGTCGTACGGCGCACGATTGCTGCCTCCGCCGAAGACCTGTTCGACGCCTGGCTCGATCCCGAGGCACTCGCCATCTGGATGCGGCCCGGCGGCATCAAGAAGACCACGGCGAAAGTGGATCCGCGCGTCGGAGGCCGCTACGAGATCGTCATGCAGGGCGACTCGACTTTTCCGCACACCGGCGAGTACCGCGTCATCGATCGCCCGAAGCGCCTGGTGTTCACCTGGATCTCGAACGGCACCGAGCAACGCGAATCGCTGGTCACGGTGGATTTTCTGCGCACCGGCCGGCAGACCGAAGTCGTCGTAACGCATGAGCAGCTGCCGCAAAGCCAGCGGACTTCGCACACCAATGGCTGGACCAGCGCGCTCGAGCATCTCGACGAACAGTACGCCGGTTGAGGGAGCCGCCATGACGAACATCCGACTCACGGCATTCAAATGGGTCCCGTCCGTCGTCCAGGGTCTGGTACGCGATCTGCCCGTGCGCTGGGCGCTCGAGGAAACCGGGCTCGATTACGAAGAGAACCTGCTCGCCGTCG is from Gemmatimonadaceae bacterium and encodes:
- a CDS encoding metalloregulator ArsR/SmtB family transcription factor, with protein sequence MGEYQSARLDEVFNALCDPTRRAILARLTDASARVTDIAADFPISLNSISKHIRMLERAGLLRRSVNGRDHVLSLDAEPLAEASAWIERYRRFWEGRLAALDTYVTSKKRKRK
- a CDS encoding SRPBCC domain-containing protein; the protein is MNAAIAPATVVVRRTIAASAEDLFDAWLDPEALAIWMRPGGIKKTTAKVDPRVGGRYEIVMQGDSTFPHTGEYRVIDRPKRLVFTWISNGTEQRESLVTVDFLRTGRQTEVVVTHEQLPQSQRTSHTNGWTSALEHLDEQYAG